Proteins from one Catenuloplanes atrovinosus genomic window:
- a CDS encoding helix-turn-helix domain-containing protein has product MTDELYTIGQLARRTGLPVRTIRFWSDSDVLPPSGRSAGGYRLYDAAAVARLELVRTLRELGLGLDVVQQVLARQRTVAEVAAAHVRALDAEIRLLRLRRAVLASVAARNGTTEEMSLMHKLAQLSARERQELIDEYVDTTFDGVPPDSPGYGIAQGMRQLSLPDDPTPEQVDAWVELAELVTDADFRARTREMAVAGTQPRPVAQGDYDYGKLTTLAGAALADGVAPESARGQEIVREIAGDLDARARRALADEMALFSDARVERYWALLGTLNGWEPFTPKVPAFEWFIAALRA; this is encoded by the coding sequence GTGACCGACGAGCTGTACACGATCGGGCAGTTGGCCCGGCGCACCGGGCTGCCGGTGCGGACGATCCGGTTCTGGTCGGACAGCGACGTGCTGCCGCCGAGCGGGCGGTCCGCGGGTGGCTACCGGCTCTACGACGCCGCGGCCGTGGCCCGGCTGGAGCTGGTGCGCACGCTGCGCGAGCTGGGACTGGGGCTGGATGTGGTGCAGCAGGTGCTGGCGCGGCAGCGCACCGTCGCGGAGGTGGCGGCGGCGCACGTGCGGGCGCTGGACGCGGAGATCCGGCTGCTGCGGCTGCGTCGGGCGGTGCTGGCGTCGGTCGCGGCCAGGAACGGTACGACGGAGGAGATGAGTCTGATGCACAAGCTGGCACAGTTGTCCGCGCGGGAGCGGCAGGAGCTGATCGACGAGTACGTGGACACCACGTTCGACGGGGTGCCGCCGGACAGTCCGGGGTACGGCATCGCGCAGGGCATGCGGCAGCTGAGCCTGCCGGACGATCCGACGCCGGAGCAGGTCGACGCGTGGGTGGAGCTGGCGGAGTTGGTCACCGACGCGGACTTCCGGGCCCGCACGCGCGAGATGGCGGTGGCGGGCACGCAGCCGCGGCCGGTCGCGCAGGGCGACTACGACTACGGCAAGCTGACCACGCTGGCCGGTGCGGCGCTGGCCGACGGCGTGGCGCCGGAGTCGGCGCGCGGGCAGGAGATCGTCCGGGAGATCGCCGGTGACCTGGACGCGCGGGCGCGGCGGGCGCTCGCCGACGAGATGGCGCTGTTCTCGGACGCGCGGGTGGAGCGTTACTGGGCGCTGCTCGGCACGCTCAACGGCTGGGAGCCGTTCACGCCGAAGGTGCCCGCGTTCGAGTGGTTCATCGCGGCGCTGCGCGCCTGA
- a CDS encoding EamA family transporter, protein MGFVLCLVSATGFGLAPLFAKQAYAGGMSVTTMLTVRFALAALLLWGIVLIRRRPVRMTGRTLAVVIGLGAVGYALQGAAYFGAVATIDASLAALLLYTYPALTTILAVALRRTRADRRRIAALTVSGTGLVLLLGAGFDAGVGILLALTAAGTYAVYLTVSETLPEDLDVFALTAIVCTSAAVSIALGATITGGLHAPAVPSAWLWVPAIAVIGTVLPIAAMFAGVRRVGASTAAILCGLEPAVTVGSTALVFGERLTAAQLAGGAAILAAVVILQTRGPAMTPARSAAAPQTRSAAATQARSAAMNHSNAGTFGVNGSQPLSVPSSAQ, encoded by the coding sequence GTGGGATTCGTGTTGTGCCTGGTCTCGGCCACCGGCTTCGGGCTGGCGCCGCTGTTCGCGAAGCAGGCGTACGCCGGCGGAATGTCCGTGACGACGATGCTGACCGTACGGTTCGCGCTGGCCGCGCTGCTGCTGTGGGGCATCGTCCTGATCCGCCGCCGCCCGGTGCGGATGACCGGCCGCACGCTCGCGGTCGTCATCGGGCTCGGCGCGGTCGGCTACGCCCTCCAGGGCGCCGCCTACTTCGGCGCGGTCGCCACGATCGACGCGTCCCTGGCCGCGCTGCTGCTGTACACCTACCCGGCGCTGACCACGATCCTCGCGGTGGCGCTGCGCCGCACCCGCGCCGACCGCCGCCGGATCGCCGCGCTGACGGTCTCCGGCACCGGCCTGGTGCTGCTGCTCGGCGCCGGGTTCGACGCCGGCGTCGGCATCCTGCTGGCGCTGACCGCGGCCGGCACCTACGCGGTCTACCTGACCGTGTCCGAGACCCTGCCCGAGGACCTGGACGTGTTCGCCCTGACCGCGATCGTGTGCACCTCGGCCGCGGTCAGCATCGCACTGGGCGCCACGATCACCGGTGGCCTGCACGCCCCGGCCGTCCCGTCCGCCTGGCTGTGGGTGCCGGCCATCGCGGTGATCGGCACGGTGCTGCCGATCGCCGCGATGTTCGCCGGCGTCCGCCGGGTCGGCGCATCCACGGCCGCGATCCTGTGCGGCCTGGAACCGGCGGTCACGGTCGGGTCGACCGCGCTGGTGTTCGGCGAGCGGCTGACCGCGGCGCAGCTGGCGGGCGGCGCCGCGATCCTCGCCGCGGTGGTCATCCTTCAGACCCGCGGCCCGGCGATGACCCCGGCGCGCAGCGCGGCGGCTCCTCAGACGCGCAGCGCGGCGGCCACTCAGGCGCGCAGCGCCGCGATGAACCACTCGAACGCGGGCACCTTCGGCGTGAACGGCTCCCAGCCGTTGAGCGTGCCGAGCAGCGCCCAGTAA
- a CDS encoding LysR family transcriptional regulator, protein MVTLHQLRCFLATVDHGSFTAAAAALGYAQPSLSEQVRLLEAGLDARLFRRAGRGLTPTEAALALLPHATAALAAVDAGTRAVAGVREVLTGTVRFGVFGTARLYLGAGLVADVLERHPGIRLELAGLNSAQIAAQLRRGTLEAAVIALSASSTQGLAVTPVMRDELVYVSADPERLAQAVTPARLATAPLVLPDVSFRDDDSTRRMLARDLQAAGHQLTTRVEVEDPETALEIAARGIADTVTWRGVLRAQGDRLPDRLGWTPLRPRRHETFAIAHRPDTVLSPAVRAVADLVAARMRALDVQVRG, encoded by the coding sequence ATGGTGACGCTGCATCAGCTGCGCTGCTTCCTCGCGACCGTCGACCACGGGTCGTTCACCGCCGCCGCGGCCGCGCTCGGCTACGCCCAGCCGTCGCTGTCCGAGCAGGTCAGGCTGCTGGAGGCGGGCCTGGACGCGCGGCTGTTCCGGCGCGCCGGGCGAGGGCTGACGCCGACCGAGGCGGCGCTCGCGCTGCTGCCGCACGCCACCGCCGCGCTCGCCGCCGTCGACGCCGGCACCCGCGCGGTCGCCGGGGTCCGCGAGGTGCTGACCGGCACCGTACGGTTCGGCGTGTTCGGCACCGCCCGCCTCTACCTCGGCGCCGGCCTGGTCGCCGACGTGCTGGAACGGCACCCCGGCATCCGGCTGGAACTCGCCGGCCTCAACTCCGCGCAGATCGCCGCCCAGTTGCGCCGCGGCACGCTGGAGGCCGCGGTCATCGCGCTGTCCGCCTCCTCCACGCAAGGGCTCGCGGTCACCCCGGTCATGCGCGACGAACTGGTCTACGTCAGCGCGGACCCGGAGCGGCTCGCCCAGGCCGTCACGCCCGCCCGGCTGGCCACCGCGCCCCTGGTGCTGCCGGACGTCAGCTTCCGCGACGACGACTCCACCCGCCGGATGCTCGCCCGCGACCTCCAGGCGGCCGGCCACCAGCTGACCACGCGCGTCGAGGTCGAGGACCCGGAGACCGCGCTGGAGATCGCCGCCCGCGGCATCGCGGACACCGTGACCTGGCGCGGCGTGCTGCGCGCGCAGGGTGACCGGTTGCCCGACCGTCTCGGCTGGACCCCGCTGCGCCCCAGGCGACACGAAACCTTCGCGATCGCCCACCGCCCCGACACGGTGCTCTCCCCCGCCGTGCGCGCGGTCGCCGACCTGGTCGCGGCGCGGATGCGCGCGCTCGACGTCCAGGTGCGCGGATGA
- a CDS encoding maleylpyruvate isomerase family mycothiol-dependent enzyme — translation MSTELGLDYAGHLSALRGAVGRLVDLVADADPATPVPACPGWDLGTLSGHIGATHRWAEAMVASGMPRRLPFEAFAAEVPHDAGELTVWLLIGAQRLLATLESTDPDRPVWTFGHDRRAAGWPRRMLHEAVVHGLDAAEALRQPSRVDAAVARDGIEEFLGAMLHHPTIQRRLMPDGGEPLTGTLILAAADTGEIWRVDLGGATPRWRRVTSTADGDAVVLGGIAELYLYLWHRIPAPTVMGSPDLVAQWSRATTL, via the coding sequence ATGAGCACGGAGCTGGGCCTGGACTACGCGGGACACCTGAGCGCCCTGCGCGGCGCCGTCGGCCGCCTGGTCGACCTCGTGGCCGACGCCGACCCCGCCACCCCGGTCCCGGCCTGCCCCGGCTGGGACCTCGGCACGCTCTCCGGTCACATCGGCGCCACCCACCGCTGGGCCGAGGCCATGGTCGCCTCCGGCATGCCGCGCCGGCTGCCGTTCGAGGCGTTCGCCGCCGAGGTGCCGCACGACGCCGGCGAGCTCACCGTCTGGTTGCTCATCGGCGCCCAGCGGCTGCTGGCCACGCTCGAGTCGACCGATCCCGACCGCCCGGTCTGGACCTTCGGCCACGACCGCCGTGCCGCCGGCTGGCCCCGCCGCATGCTGCACGAAGCCGTCGTCCACGGCCTCGACGCGGCCGAGGCGCTGCGGCAGCCGTCCCGCGTCGACGCGGCCGTCGCCCGTGACGGCATCGAGGAGTTCCTCGGCGCGATGCTGCACCACCCGACCATCCAGCGCCGCCTGATGCCCGACGGCGGCGAACCGCTCACCGGCACGCTCATCCTCGCCGCCGCCGACACCGGCGAGATCTGGCGCGTCGACCTCGGCGGCGCCACCCCCCGCTGGCGCCGCGTCACCAGCACCGCCGACGGCGACGCGGTCGTTCTCGGCGGAATCGCGGAGCTCTACCTCTACCTGTGGCACCGCATCCCGGCGCCGACCGTCATGGGTTCGCCGGACCTGGTGGCGCAGTGGTCCCGGGCGACCACCCTGTAG
- a CDS encoding bifunctional 5,10-methylenetetrahydrofolate dehydrogenase/5,10-methenyltetrahydrofolate cyclohydrolase: MSARLLPGKPVADAVLEDVTARVAALKTKGVTPALATILVGDDDASAGYIRIKQKQAGELGFVSPHAHLPGDVTQAELERVIRGFNDDKDVHGLLVQYPIPKHLDYDRALQVMDPDMDVDGLHPLNMGRLALGLPGPLPCTPAGIEALLAHYDIPVSGREVVILGRGATLGRPLAMLLAQKRPTANAAVTVVHTGVPDWARYTQRADILIAAAGVPGIIQPEHVKPGAVVIGGGVRYEGRRILPDVDETCADVAGAITPRVGGVGPTTVAMLFRNAVAAAERATA; encoded by the coding sequence ATGTCTGCCCGACTTCTTCCCGGTAAGCCTGTCGCCGACGCCGTCCTGGAGGACGTGACCGCCCGCGTCGCCGCGCTCAAGACCAAGGGCGTCACGCCCGCGCTCGCCACGATCCTGGTCGGCGACGACGACGCCAGCGCCGGATACATCCGGATCAAGCAGAAGCAGGCCGGCGAGCTCGGCTTCGTCTCCCCGCACGCGCACCTGCCCGGCGACGTCACCCAGGCCGAGTTGGAGCGCGTGATCCGCGGCTTCAACGACGACAAGGACGTGCACGGCCTGCTCGTGCAATACCCGATCCCGAAGCACCTCGACTACGACCGGGCACTTCAGGTGATGGACCCGGACATGGACGTCGACGGCCTGCACCCGCTGAACATGGGCCGGCTCGCGCTCGGCCTGCCCGGCCCGCTGCCGTGCACACCCGCCGGCATCGAGGCGCTGCTCGCGCACTACGACATCCCCGTGTCCGGCCGTGAGGTGGTCATCCTCGGCCGGGGCGCCACACTCGGCCGCCCGCTCGCGATGCTGCTGGCCCAGAAACGCCCCACCGCGAACGCCGCCGTGACCGTGGTCCACACCGGCGTGCCGGACTGGGCCCGGTACACGCAGCGCGCCGACATCCTGATCGCCGCGGCCGGCGTACCCGGGATCATCCAGCCCGAGCACGTCAAGCCCGGCGCGGTCGTCATCGGCGGCGGCGTCCGCTACGAGGGCCGCCGCATCCTCCCCGACGTGGACGAGACCTGCGCCGACGTCGCCGGCGCGATCACCCCACGGGTCGGCGGCGTCGGCCCCACCACGGTCGCGATGCTCTTCCGCAACGCGGTAGCGGCGGCGGAACGCGCCACGGCCTGA
- a CDS encoding alpha/beta fold hydrolase, whose amino-acid sequence MLHYDTTQEDGEPIVALSGGAARHPEYLGDLAGIGANGFRLVIPHLRGIGLSSGLEPASFWEQAADLEELRLALGRERLIIAGHSAGTRLAIAYAAQYPQRVAALVLITPPSTWLVPVPSDADTLIAPRRGDPAVDDALALWAGGPPAPTGDDAADDVTLNAWFRGAAPVTYARWGATEQAHALVGDVSARAARAYFAETPPDLPARLAAVTAPVLVVAGAVDYAVGLAPVQAVAGLFPHGRTVTIPDCGHYPWVERPDEFRTAVDAFLASL is encoded by the coding sequence ATGCTGCACTACGACACCACGCAGGAGGACGGGGAGCCGATCGTCGCGCTGTCCGGTGGCGCCGCACGGCACCCGGAGTACCTCGGTGACCTCGCGGGTATCGGCGCGAACGGGTTCCGGCTGGTGATCCCGCATCTGCGCGGGATCGGGCTATCGTCCGGCCTGGAGCCGGCATCGTTCTGGGAACAGGCGGCGGACCTGGAGGAACTGCGGCTCGCGCTCGGCCGCGAGCGGCTGATCATCGCCGGGCACTCCGCCGGCACCCGCCTGGCGATCGCCTACGCGGCACAGTATCCGCAGCGTGTCGCCGCGCTGGTGCTGATCACGCCGCCGTCGACCTGGCTGGTCCCGGTACCGTCCGATGCCGACACGCTGATCGCGCCCCGCCGCGGCGACCCGGCCGTCGATGACGCGCTCGCGCTGTGGGCCGGCGGTCCACCCGCACCCACCGGTGACGACGCGGCCGACGACGTGACCCTCAACGCGTGGTTCCGCGGTGCCGCACCGGTCACGTACGCGCGGTGGGGAGCGACGGAACAGGCCCACGCGCTGGTCGGCGACGTCAGCGCGCGAGCGGCCCGCGCCTACTTCGCCGAGACCCCGCCGGACCTGCCCGCCCGCCTCGCCGCGGTCACCGCGCCAGTGCTGGTCGTGGCCGGCGCGGTCGACTACGCGGTCGGGCTGGCCCCGGTGCAGGCCGTCGCGGGCCTGTTCCCACACGGACGAACGGTCACGATCCCGGACTGCGGCCACTATCCGTGGGTGGAACGCCCGGACGAGTTCCGCACCGCCGTCGACGCCTTCCTGGCATCGCTGTGA
- a CDS encoding GNAT family N-acetyltransferase — protein MGCEPVEWNPNQTRDWWRSWTASDRASGTEFRVLARDASDGCVALWLIDANPPVVYLGSDGLAAVIATDVDDYAALLASGVSPSDAARLSSSQPPATAAPADPADFVEPSAEGTWPSPPRRTATPVRSPDRAEPSAAATRPSSQPPKAETEPVRPSADAAGPSWPQPPQPAAQTAEPVGPSADVAGPSWPQPAEPAVKAAEPVEPSAEAAGPSWPQPAEPTAQAAEQVEPSAEAAGPSWPQPAEPTAQAAEQVERSTEAVKVDPPVTAGPHRAVRAGRPALPSVRAAQAAYPEFPAYAARLIPSPAIRLADAGDAATLQELIATMGYDVPAAEITSRLGGLLGESNVVYVAVTDRVVGWVHVLIGHSLIVGTRAELGGLAVSADAQRTGAGAALLATAERWATRHGATSMYVRSGSDRTAAHAFYHRHGYTTRKTQLALTKPLPASSG, from the coding sequence GTGGGCTGCGAGCCGGTCGAGTGGAACCCGAACCAGACCCGCGACTGGTGGCGATCGTGGACCGCGTCGGACCGCGCATCCGGCACGGAGTTCCGCGTCCTGGCCCGCGACGCCTCCGACGGTTGCGTGGCCCTGTGGCTGATCGACGCGAACCCCCCGGTCGTCTACCTCGGCTCGGACGGCCTGGCCGCCGTGATCGCCACCGATGTGGACGATTACGCGGCCCTGCTGGCATCCGGAGTGTCACCGTCGGACGCGGCCCGGCTATCGTCGTCGCAGCCTCCGGCAACGGCGGCGCCGGCAGACCCGGCCGACTTCGTGGAGCCGTCCGCCGAGGGGACCTGGCCCTCGCCCCCGCGACGTACCGCAACACCGGTGCGATCACCAGACCGGGCGGAACCGTCGGCCGCAGCCACCCGACCGTCGTCGCAGCCTCCGAAGGCAGAGACAGAGCCGGTGCGGCCATCCGCCGACGCGGCCGGGCCGTCGTGGCCGCAGCCTCCGCAACCGGCGGCACAGACTGCGGAGCCGGTGGGGCCATCCGCCGACGTTGCCGGACCGTCGTGGCCGCAGCCTGCGGAACCGGCGGTGAAGGCCGCAGAGCCGGTGGAGCCGTCCGCCGAGGCAGCAGGGCCGTCGTGGCCGCAGCCTGCGGAACCCACGGCCCAGGCCGCAGAGCAGGTGGAGCCGTCCGCCGAAGCGGCAGGGCCGTCGTGGCCGCAGCCTGCGGAACCCACGGCCCAGGCCGCAGAGCAGGTGGAGCGATCCACCGAAGCGGTAAAGGTTGATCCGCCGGTCACCGCGGGCCCTCACCGGGCAGTCCGCGCCGGCCGGCCGGCTCTGCCGTCCGTGCGGGCCGCGCAGGCGGCATATCCGGAGTTCCCGGCGTACGCCGCACGGTTGATCCCATCCCCCGCGATCCGCCTCGCCGACGCCGGTGATGCCGCGACGCTGCAGGAACTGATCGCCACCATGGGCTACGACGTGCCGGCCGCGGAGATCACCTCCCGGCTCGGTGGGCTGCTCGGCGAATCGAACGTCGTCTACGTCGCCGTCACCGACCGGGTCGTCGGCTGGGTCCACGTCCTGATCGGTCACAGTCTCATCGTCGGCACCCGCGCCGAACTCGGCGGGCTCGCCGTCTCCGCCGACGCCCAGCGCACCGGAGCCGGCGCCGCACTGCTCGCCACCGCCGAGCGCTGGGCCACCAGACACGGCGCGACCAGCATGTACGTCCGATCCGGCAGTGACCGGACGGCCGCGCACGCCTTCTACCACCGGCACGGCTACACCACCCGCAAGACCCAACTGGCGCTCACCAAACCGCTGCCCGCGTCCTCAGGCTGA
- a CDS encoding MFS transporter: protein MHTYGALFRTSEFTPLFAVACAGASATTIGGLALATVVFAATGSPLLSAISMFGPAAAQLLGATLLLSVADRVPPRAALASVAAGSALCLAVLAIPGLPIAAMFGVLGVMGLVASVAGGARLGLLTEILPADGYLLGRSVLNMAVGSVQILGFTVGGALLAVVPPRGVLLLAAACQLFGAVIAALGLRSRPPRASGRPSPAATWRANARLFSSVPRRYVLVALCVPNGLIVGCEALFVPYAPRHAGVLLAAAALGMLAGDILAGRFLPPAWRERAGAFLRLLLAAPYLLFALGLPLWLAVSLTAVASVGYSGTLVLQERLIALTPDDLRGQALGLHLSLMMGMQAVGAGIAGVAAEVLGSAASAITVMAVLSITVTLLVAARVRTPVPRLRTAQADGHAHG from the coding sequence ATGCATACCTACGGTGCGCTCTTCCGGACGTCCGAGTTCACGCCGCTGTTCGCGGTCGCCTGCGCCGGCGCGTCCGCGACCACGATCGGCGGGCTCGCGCTCGCCACGGTCGTGTTCGCCGCAACCGGCTCGCCGCTGCTCAGCGCGATCAGCATGTTCGGGCCCGCGGCCGCGCAGTTACTCGGCGCCACGCTGCTGCTGTCCGTGGCGGACCGGGTGCCGCCACGCGCCGCGCTCGCGTCCGTCGCCGCCGGGTCCGCGCTGTGCCTGGCCGTGCTGGCGATCCCGGGCCTGCCGATCGCCGCGATGTTCGGCGTGCTCGGCGTGATGGGCCTGGTCGCGTCCGTAGCCGGCGGCGCCCGGCTCGGCCTGCTCACCGAGATCCTGCCCGCGGACGGCTACCTGCTGGGCCGGTCGGTGCTCAACATGGCGGTCGGGTCCGTGCAGATCCTCGGCTTCACGGTCGGCGGCGCGCTGCTCGCCGTCGTCCCGCCACGCGGCGTGCTGCTGCTGGCCGCCGCCTGCCAGCTGTTCGGCGCCGTCATCGCCGCGCTCGGCCTGCGCTCCCGTCCGCCGCGCGCGTCCGGACGGCCCTCACCGGCGGCGACCTGGCGGGCCAACGCGCGACTGTTCTCGTCGGTGCCCCGCCGGTACGTACTGGTCGCGCTCTGCGTACCGAACGGCCTGATCGTCGGCTGCGAGGCGCTGTTCGTCCCCTACGCGCCACGGCACGCCGGCGTGCTGCTGGCCGCCGCCGCGCTCGGCATGCTCGCCGGCGACATCCTCGCCGGCCGGTTCCTGCCGCCCGCGTGGCGCGAGCGGGCCGGCGCGTTCCTGCGCCTGCTGCTGGCCGCGCCCTACCTGCTGTTCGCGCTCGGCCTCCCGCTGTGGCTCGCCGTGTCGCTCACCGCGGTCGCGTCGGTCGGCTACTCGGGCACGCTGGTGCTGCAGGAGCGGCTGATCGCCCTCACCCCGGACGACCTGCGGGGCCAGGCGCTGGGCCTGCACTTGTCGTTGATGATGGGCATGCAGGCGGTCGGCGCTGGCATCGCGGGCGTGGCCGCGGAGGTGCTGGGCTCGGCGGCGTCCGCGATCACGGTGATGGCGGTGCTGTCCATCACGGTGACCCTGCTGGTCGCGGCCCGGGTCCGCACGCCGGTCCCACGGCTGCGCACGGCGCAGGCTGACGGTCATGCACACGGCTGA
- a CDS encoding ArsR/SmtB family transcription factor gives MTWWQIDTETLAGARFVISPCAEATATLLRLHKRDGPAGDAYRRMLENRPDLRLVLAAAMRPGWVADFVTPPQAETERPLAEELDLIRRTPDARARADIARALALTGGPPPPDALDGLSPGPLVAGLLERVWETIIAPDWARRRRILEADVVARTRQVTQGGWVAAFADLKADMRWLGNGRLQINAARYPSRDVSGTLLFVPVTVGPGWVAWDEHDPTRHAIAYPASAPLAETGPARPAPDALAHLLGPVRARLLTLVDPPKSTTQLVALTGLALGSVGRHLGILLDAGLVLRRRAGRSVLYSLTEAGRTLLRASRASAGTPARGRRPPAPR, from the coding sequence ATGACGTGGTGGCAGATCGACACCGAGACGCTGGCCGGCGCCCGGTTCGTGATCTCGCCGTGCGCGGAGGCGACCGCGACGCTGCTGCGCCTGCACAAGCGGGACGGCCCGGCCGGGGACGCGTACCGCCGCATGCTGGAGAACCGGCCCGACCTGCGACTGGTGCTCGCGGCGGCGATGCGGCCCGGCTGGGTCGCCGACTTCGTGACTCCGCCGCAGGCGGAGACCGAACGCCCGCTCGCCGAGGAACTGGACCTGATCCGGCGCACCCCGGACGCGCGTGCCCGCGCCGACATCGCCCGCGCCCTCGCGCTCACCGGCGGTCCCCCGCCACCGGACGCGCTCGACGGCCTCTCGCCCGGCCCGCTCGTCGCCGGCCTGCTGGAACGGGTCTGGGAGACGATCATCGCGCCGGACTGGGCACGCCGGCGGCGGATCCTGGAGGCGGACGTGGTCGCCCGGACCCGGCAGGTCACGCAGGGCGGCTGGGTCGCCGCGTTCGCGGACCTGAAGGCGGACATGCGGTGGCTCGGCAACGGCCGGCTGCAGATCAACGCGGCCCGGTACCCGTCGCGCGACGTGTCCGGCACCCTGCTGTTCGTGCCCGTCACGGTCGGACCCGGCTGGGTCGCCTGGGACGAGCACGACCCCACCCGTCACGCTATCGCGTATCCGGCGTCCGCACCGCTGGCCGAGACCGGGCCCGCGCGGCCCGCACCGGACGCGCTCGCCCACCTGCTCGGCCCGGTCCGCGCCCGGCTGCTCACGCTGGTCGACCCGCCGAAGTCCACCACGCAGCTGGTGGCGCTGACCGGGTTGGCGCTCGGCAGCGTCGGCCGTCACCTGGGCATCCTGCTCGATGCCGGCTTGGTCCTGCGCCGCCGCGCCGGCCGGTCGGTCCTCTACTCGCTGACCGAGGCCGGCCGCACGCTGCTGCGGGCATCACGAGCATCGGCGGGTACGCCGGCGCGGGGCAGACGTCCGCCCGCCCCGCGCTGA
- a CDS encoding nitroreductase/quinone reductase family protein, with protein sequence MSDFNSRNIDEFQANRGRVAFFGDARLLLLTTTGARTGRPHTVLVGYVPDEEPGRLLVIGSAGGGDRHPEWYHNLRANPRVTVEDGIFTYPADAEVITGAERDRLFARIVEVLPGYADYQRKTTRVLPVVALRNAQQGPPLVGGSFGQMLLAIHDAFRRELKLVRAEVAGSGGATLAAQLRVNCLAVCGGLHFHHRGEDGGIFPMVLDRAPELEPVVDRLRTEHATIATLIDELETAVRTENPLPQVERLIEQLEAHLRYEEEMIIPALDAAG encoded by the coding sequence GTGTCTGACTTCAATTCTCGCAACATTGACGAGTTCCAGGCGAACCGGGGCCGGGTCGCGTTCTTCGGCGACGCCCGGCTGCTGCTGCTCACCACCACCGGCGCCCGCACCGGGCGCCCGCACACCGTCCTGGTCGGGTACGTGCCCGACGAGGAGCCCGGCCGGCTGCTCGTGATCGGCTCCGCGGGCGGCGGCGACCGGCACCCGGAGTGGTACCACAACCTCCGGGCCAATCCGCGGGTCACGGTGGAGGACGGCATCTTCACCTACCCGGCCGACGCCGAGGTGATCACCGGCGCGGAGCGGGACCGGCTCTTCGCCCGGATCGTCGAGGTGCTGCCCGGGTACGCCGACTACCAGCGCAAGACCACCCGGGTGCTGCCCGTCGTGGCGCTGCGCAACGCCCAGCAGGGCCCGCCGCTGGTGGGCGGCTCGTTCGGCCAGATGCTGCTGGCGATCCACGACGCGTTCCGGCGGGAGCTGAAGCTGGTCCGCGCGGAGGTCGCCGGCTCCGGCGGTGCCACGCTGGCCGCGCAACTGCGGGTCAACTGCCTGGCGGTCTGCGGCGGCCTGCACTTCCACCACCGGGGTGAGGACGGCGGCATCTTCCCGATGGTGCTGGACAGGGCGCCGGAGCTGGAGCCGGTCGTCGACCGGTTGCGCACCGAACACGCCACGATCGCCACGCTGATCGACGAGCTGGAGACCGCGGTCCGCACGGAGAACCCGCTGCCGCAGGTGGAGCGCCTGATCGAGCAGTTGGAGGCGCACCTGCGCTACGAGGAGGAGATGATCATCCCGGCGCTGGACGCCGCCGGCTGA
- a CDS encoding NUDIX hydrolase: MRVIDKVAWLHIENRRLLTARSHGRELFYVPGGKREPGESDVDTLVREIAEELTVVIDPATAVPAGVFDAPADGKSDVLVRMTCYTADCAGAPTPSAEIAELAWLGYHDRDRTSAATRRIIGHLRDSGLLS; this comes from the coding sequence ATGCGCGTCATCGACAAGGTCGCCTGGCTCCACATCGAGAACCGGCGGCTGCTGACCGCCCGCTCGCACGGCAGGGAGCTGTTCTACGTGCCGGGCGGGAAGCGGGAGCCGGGGGAGTCCGACGTGGACACGCTGGTCCGGGAGATCGCCGAGGAACTGACCGTGGTGATCGACCCGGCGACCGCGGTCCCGGCCGGCGTGTTCGACGCGCCGGCCGACGGGAAGTCCGACGTGCTGGTGCGGATGACCTGCTACACCGCGGACTGCGCCGGCGCGCCCACGCCCTCGGCGGAGATCGCGGAGCTGGCCTGGCTCGGCTACCACGATCGTGACCGGACGTCCGCGGCCACCCGCCGCATCATCGGTCACCTTAGGGACAGCGGGTTGCTGAGCTGA
- a CDS encoding DUF6924 domain-containing protein — protein sequence MTLPIPPDAQGLLLRTDFTDDAAWDTFRKTLQRHLDDYRASMLFVDDRAHAGLTPGGLVRLAEGDEDLAFAFLADEEAINDPEHPVIAVDLADEPGRAFRVVASELFSVQTNLDLATTDFADFARMAGRDGVYRGGA from the coding sequence ATGACCCTCCCGATCCCCCCGGACGCGCAAGGCCTGCTGCTCCGCACCGACTTCACGGACGACGCGGCCTGGGACACGTTCCGGAAGACGCTGCAGCGTCACCTGGACGACTACCGCGCCTCGATGCTGTTCGTCGACGACCGCGCCCACGCGGGCCTGACCCCCGGTGGCCTGGTCCGGCTGGCCGAGGGCGACGAGGACCTCGCGTTCGCGTTCCTCGCCGACGAGGAGGCGATCAACGACCCGGAGCACCCGGTCATCGCGGTCGATCTGGCCGACGAACCCGGCCGGGCATTCCGCGTGGTCGCGTCCGAGCTGTTCAGCGTGCAGACCAACCTGGACCTCGCCACCACGGACTTCGCCGACTTCGCCCGGATGGCCGGCCGTGACGGCGTGTACCGCGGCGGCGCCTGA